In Theileria equi strain WA chromosome 3, complete sequence, the genomic window GTAGTAGGCAGAGCCATCCTCCATCAGTCTAAGCCATGGTACCATAATTTAGATTCCAGAAGCTTAACTACTCCAGTCACTAGATCACATTATTCATACAAACTGCATTAGAAACTCCTCTCCCTGCTATTATTGtattatacaactcgatgcttagcatctcataatggtaactcattcatctacCAAGGAATAGACAGGCTCCCATGGGTCTCCTATGCTCATATACTCCGTATACTCGTCATTTCTCCTATATTCGCTTCACTCATAGACtctccatcactattccattcactctgttcattccatagtgatctactgcctagtctttgacgtcggtaggtcatctgtttcagtactccttacagtagtacttgcacagtgaagaatcctactagtaggaagagctcctgttagtcgccctagtccctcattcttcgggacccATGCTCCGCATAACAAAGCGTCTAGACCAAAAAGGAACAAAAtgtgtggaggaagaggtACACTGATgagtctcttcctccacacattccattctttacCACACAGTTGCTGGGAAATTTCCTCTTTCCTTTTACGAGCCCATCAAACCCTCGGCAACTGACTCTATACTTGCACACACTCGTCCCGGGGACTCGCCAGAGCGTAGTGGCTACATTTACAAGCTCTAGAATCTACAGAACCATTCCTCTCTTTGGAATATACTCTGCAACGTATACACacttacacattcttcGGGGTTAGCACCAGAGTCGCGGCTCCGCACGCGCCACCTGATGTCGTTTACCCAATCTGTGGCCGGGCGCGCCTAAATACCGCACACATCAACGTCGAGGGGAACGGGAGCGTTTATTCGTTAAAGATTCTACGTAGGTGTCGTTTTGGCCGATTGTAAGTGAGCCATACGGACCTTTGAGGAGGACTGGACCGGACCCTGGAGAGAGCGACGTTTACTCGTCAATTGGGAAAGCCTAGAGGACCACCGCTATAGAGACGAATTAGATACGCAAAAATGGCGACTATAGTGAGAATTGGGCCAAGTTTCACGCCCAAAAGGTCCCAAAACGCATCGCACAGCTCAGGCCTAATCGTTACAGGCGCAATCGACGACCCATTTTGCATTTCCTCCGAACTCACACCGAGCATAGGCTCACGCAACGGGCAGGGCAGCTCTTGTAGAGAGCCCATGAGCACGCCAGAGaccaggaagaaggatCTGGTACAAGGAGTTTTTTCTAGACACGCCAGCAAGTCGACTTCCGTGGAGGCAATACAGCCACTCAAGGGGTTTCTATCGCCCGTGGACAAGTCAGAGGAGGCGTCTGAAAAGGGCTCAAGATCGACTCTGTACAGCGACTCTTGTGCGCCAGTTGTGACGCTAGAGGATGGTCGTCAAGACGATGAATCCACTCAGACTGTTTTGGAGTCTTCAGCTTCGTCGGAAACTCCCGCAACAAACGCTCAATTTTACACGTGCAAACAAATGATTGAGATTTCACCaaagagaatagaggaCAATTATGATCTACCACTTTTCTTCCTAATCAGATTTGGGGGTCCGGCTTCGTCAGTTGGTGCCTCTGTGCTTAGAGACGGTGATTTGCTCAAGACTTCGATCCTCTCCAAGCTCAGTTACGAGGAAATGTACAGATACTATGCATGCATGTACAAGAGACTGCACGACAACGTCATGGCAAAGAATTGTGGAAAGAACCTAGACAAGACCAAACTCCACAGGAAAATGTCACGTGAGATACCTACTAAAACTTGGCAGAACCGAGAGAATCTATACAGCCAAATCGTGACGCAGAGCACGTGGAATcccttttccatttttggCTCCTCACCTCCATACGCAAGCCTGCAGGACATCTTTAACATCAAATCCATACAGGATTACGTAACTCCAGATGTTTTTGGTAGAATGTGCAGGGTTTTGGGCCACACGAGGCACACGCTGCTCGAGTATTTGGAAAGGCACTGGAAGAAGGAATCCTACACCGCCAACTGGAAAGAGGACCCTCTTTTACACGAGGAAGTTGTCTGGTACCTCAAGGCAACTGGAAAGACTGTGGACAAGTCTGAATCAGTCTACACGTTGCAGAAATGCTACTGTGTAACTCCAAACCCAAACATTCGCTACAATTGGAACGATCCAAGAAACGCCCATATAAACCAGGAAAGACGAAGAATATCCACGTGGCAACCGATGGTTGGAGATGAGGAAATCAAGAGGATTGACGTGGAGCAGCTTCTGGAGGATATCGAGTATTACAAGAGGAGCAGAGAAGAATGCTCAGACCTCTGTGGAGGGTACCTGGAGAGCCCACAAGGCTCGCAATACACATCGCAACACGGGCACACAGATTTTAATGCCAGAGACGAGGAGAATACGGCGCAGGAATGGACGAGTGCCGGGAAGCGCCTCTGCCGGCATGCCCCTGAGGAGGGACTCTGGTCTGCCACTCAGTTTAAatcataaatgtacaaaCTAATTCTCTTTTCCGTATACACGTTTTCATTTGCAGTTTTATCGTAAAGATTTGCGCTCTTAGTCCACTTGGCCCATCGATTTTGGCTTTTGATGCTCAAATAGCATCCGGTGCCCGCAAAAAGCTCGCATGAGATGTGAATAGATAGCTAGGATGGCTAAAAGCCCATAAATTTGCAATGTGTAGGCGTTTATCGACTGTTTGTCCAGCGTAAGTTTTCTCTTTCGCTTTTTCGGCAAAATTTCATAAACTATCAGGAAATGAACTGGATATCACTGAAACATGTCTATTATATCCCATCGGAGGACTTTATGTCCATGTTGGCTCTGCTACACCTATCGTCGTTGACTTTGACTGGATTTGGCGTATTGAGACATTCCAAGGGAATAAACGAGATTAGAGTACACATATGGTCTCTTTATCTAGCGGCTGTGCTCTTTATTCTCTCGTTGGTCTTCTCCAGGAGGCAGCGAGAGGAGAAGGATGAAGCGTACATGAGCACTTCTAGCACATACTCGAGGCTTTTAAAGTTTATAATGCCCTTTCTCTTGCTCATTTCCATCGCATCTCTGATCACTTTTGCGGCTTTCCACGGGGTTATCATTGTACTGGCCATACATTTGACCTTGATTACTTTTGTCCTGACCGGCTTTCCAAGGTTGCTCCTCTGTATCTTGACGATAGCGGGGATATTCATCGGCACAGGCTTTCAGGTTATACTTGTAGGATTCCTCTACGGCAAGTCTGGGTCCCGAAAAAGAATTGTGGACCTCTCCGCGGACTTTAGGTACGGAACAGCCACGCAGACGAGGGTGGTTTTTTTGGATATACTTTTGCTCCTTCTACAGGTTATTGGAGGGTGTATATTCTACAGCAACCACTGGAAGCTGGGATACCTAATTTCACGCTACAAGGCGCGACCTGCCTATTTCATATCAAACATTGTTGGTGTAACGGAGATTGAGCATGCACTCATGACAAAGTACGGTTGCGGTTTCGAAGACTCTATAAACTACTCGGAATGCATGTCCAATTTGAGTCCAAGAGTTATTAAAACCAAGGAGGAACAGCCCTCACATGCTGCACAGGCGCCGTCCATTGATCATGACTCGGAGTGCCTGTCAAATTTGAACCAAGGACTTGTCAAGGCTAAGGAGAATGCTTCGCTGGTAAACAATAGAAAAGAAAGTTATAATTGGTCAACAAGATCATTTACACGTGGTAGTGATGGAACGCTATTTTCACAATCCACGGGTTTCAGCGACAAGGGTACAAGTTACGACTACTCAACATCCATTGATGGGTACATTCCCAGCTGTCCAGACgaggaggaagatgaggaGTGGGttaaaatttgcaatgAGAACATTTCCACAAATAAAAGACTAGCAAAACGTACAGGAACAGCAGATGCCATAAAGCCCAGCGGATCGTTTGCAAAAATGGGCAACTTTGCATACATTGACGCACGATTCCAGACTCCAAGGAGGGAACGAAGTGCAACAATGTACGAGTCTCGCCTAGGTAGTGGTATATCATATGGAGAAAGTTTAGATGCTATTTTATCCAGAAAGCACAATAGTAGGAATAGCACAAAACCCTTTACAAGctttttattttccagAGATGCATTTGGGAGTGGGTCAATATCTCGTTCATTTGAACCGTCACTCGTTTCAGGTGACTCTCTAGATGCCACCCCAATGGAGTTGTCATCTATTGACTACTCTGATAACCTACAATTGACCATTAAAGGCATGAGCTCAATTGGTGCGACAAGAATTGCACAAGGTGATGAAATTGACACTAGTACAGGGTTTCGTCCGCAAACTAGAGCCATGAGGATCATTAAGCAGGGGCGCAGAAATAGCATAGAGATTCCAGTGCCGCCCATTGAGTACAAGGTGGAACACTCATCAAAACATGCCTCTGAATTTCCATGTGATGAAGATGCAGAAACTAGCAAGAGGGCACACTCTACCTCAATCACACCAGAAAAACGGACAAATACCCATATGGATACGATCctatcaaaatattcagaCTATAGAATGTTGAGTATGCCGCCAGAGGGGCTATTCCACAGTGAGTCGCTATCACGTGAACTGGAGGAAATGAATCAAGATATGACCGCACTTCGGGATCTTGAAATGTCTGTAACGAACCCATTCCTCAAGCTCGTATACCTTCTTTTACCAAAGTGTATAAAGGATGCGTTGGATGTTTGCGGAGGCAAGTATGAGAAGCTCAAGGGTAAGCGGGaaattatggaaaagaGTAGGTGGCCAGAGGATTTATTGGTGCCAAGTAGGAACACTTTTGATATGTTTCATAGCCCTTCAATTGAAGCAATGTATGTGCATTGGATGGATTCATTTAATGCATACTTTTATGGAATTACCAAAAAGGAAACGTTTTCAATTTGCGTATATACTCTAGTCGCTTCGATTATTTTATGCCTACGTCACATTCTAACAATGGACAATGATGATGCCGCTACCTTTACAAGTGGCTATAAAATTGGACTTTTGATTGCAAGGTACATTTTACAGGCAATTGTGGATTTGCTCTGTATGATTCCCATCTTTAGGACTTCGTGGAAGGTACACAATAAGAGCAACATGAGAAGGACATACTTTGTCATGCTCTTTTTGTGCCTTTTCCAGTAccttttgaacattttcGATCTCTGCATGTGCATTGGGCTAAATAATCCTGGATATGCTATGTACAATACTGTTATAATGTCGCTGCTGTTAACAAAGACCAGCGCTCTCCTTATTCTCAGGTTGCCAACTTACATCTTTCTCTACCttttatacttttccaCCTTCTTGATCATTCACAAGACCCATGTCAAGCACAAGATTTACCGCTGGCTCTTGATGGAGGTGTTTTCGCAATTCATTATTGGAGCTGGAACCTACTGCTTTTGCGCCAGGCCAATAGACACGAATCGGCGCCTGCTCTTTTCCATGTACATTTTACCGTACATTACCTACCTCAACAAGCGGTTCAAGGGCCAAGTTTTGGGACATGCAGAGTCGAGGGGCTACGCATTTGAGCAGGGCGAGAACTACGAGGGCTCCATTGGGGGACTCGCAAGGGGCGACCACGAGGTGTCTATACGACACGAGGACAAGGGATCGATTAATGATGGCAGAGGCTTCTTTGAGTACCTGGGCTCCATCGAGGAATCAGGGCCCACCAAGTTGCCAATGGCATCCATTtgatttttaaatgtacTTTTTTCTACTCTGTATTTTTGCACATGTAGATTGTTTCCTAGTGGCAAATACAAGCACTTTGGTGTCTAGAGGCCAAAACGGCGGCGACTTGGCCTTTAACACACACATTTGCGAAAAATTCCCGAGGATCAAGCCAGTTTATATAAATAGGCGCGAAATTTATCGGTTGAGGAGGCAGCGAGAGATTCTGGAGGCAATCGACTACATACTCTTGAAACGTAAGTTTTTGAAACCCTCAGGTTTTGAGaaatggcgagtatacgcagtataggagcataaGTGACTGAAAGGAGCTAtatggcgacctctgggagcctatagaagagtaggattctcactgtgcaagtacgactataaggagtactgaaacagatgacctaccgacgtcgaagactaggtagtaatggCTAGCCTATGAGCGTAGCGAATAGAAAAACCTGTGTATTCACAGTGTTCAGTGAATACTCTTTCTAACGGTGAGCTACTTATGAAggagtctatctctactgtatgctccctttggtcgcattgagactctcatggatctcagagttttgaaggagcatactctctaatcatggaggatgagcaaAGTGTTAACGTTAAATGTAAAGTGTGGTGGAAACCCATGTAATTGCAGTAATAGTAGCGATATTATTGTTAGCAAAGATGAGACTATTGATAATGTCACCAGTTTTATCGCCTATAGTCACTCCATAAAGAAAGGAGAGTCATTTACTCTAAGTCAGAATCTAGATGGAGGTGAGAGTCTAGATAGTGGTGATATCCAAGATGTTGAAAAAGTAGCAGTTTACTATTGGGATAGGGATTCACAGCACAAAACACCACTTCTTCTAAACATTACTCAGAAAGACAATCCAAAATCATTATATTATCTGAGATATGAAGACGGTGAACCAGAAGGAAACCCTAATCCAAAGGTTTGGAAACAATATAACGGCGTTGGAACATCCCTACAAGATTTGTTGGATGATAGGAATTTAGGCAGAAATAATGTCTTCCCTCTCGATCTTAATGAGCCTACAAAACGTCTGGACACGGGTACCGATGTTGCGAAGAAAGCGGAGGTACAACTTGTTCAAACAAGTCCTCTTACTGACAGTGATTACAAGATCACAATGTATAAACTTAATGGCAAAGATGGGGAAACAAAATTTTCGAGAGCAATGTATGATAAGGGTAAAGCTAATGGTATAGTTATTCCAGATGATATACTTACTAGTATCAAGCTTTACTCATCGTCAGTGAGCTCTATACCCATTATGGTTGAGTTTGTGAAAAGTGGGAAAGCAGGATCAGAATGGTTTTACAATACTAATTCTCAGGGTACAAATTGGCAAGGAGATGGTGGAAATACATTCTATGGTAGTGATAGACAGCTCACAGAGAGCTTTACCAAACGATTAGATGAACTCACCTGTGAACACCATGGTGGAGTCACCATTGATTTATCACATAAAACATCTATAGCTCAACAGAGATACTGTTGCAATGAGCATGGAGGTAAGAAGGGTGAAGGTGGAAAGGTCTCTGTTAAGGAACAAAAGGTTTCTTGCCAGAGGCCAGATCACAGTACAAGTTCCCTTACGGTCTACAAGCACTCCATTAAAGAGGTTGACCTTAAACTAGGTGGCATTAAATTCTACCTTAATAATGATAGTTCTAAACAGAATAGGAAACATGTAAGATCTagaaatttaaaactaCCTATAGAAGGCCAGGTAGATGTTTGTGTCTTCTATTGCGCTGGGAATAATCCGGTATTAATCTATGTTTATGCCAATAGGAGTACAAAATCTCAGGGAAGCTCGGGCTGGTACAGGAAAAGCAAAAGAGGTTATGAAAGTAACTGGAGTAAAATTTCGAATATGCCACAATATATAACACCCGATACGATTAACAATTGTAATAGTTGGAACAAACTTGTAGGAATCTTTAATCAACTTAAATGTGAAAGCTTCCAAAGATGTCCCCCTGAACCTTTACCAGAACGTTCTGATGCCGGTGAAGTACGGACTCATAACCAGGATGATGACATTAAGTTGGAAGAATCTGAGCCTGAAGTTGACTCATATAAAGTACGAGGTGATGCTGGACCTATAGAACCTCTTGGCCCACTTGGCAAAGGAGCTGGTAAAGATAAAACTGAAGCAAAACACGTTACTAGTGCTAAAGATAGTGAAGATAAAGAAGCTAAAGTAGTCTCTGAAATTGTTAAAAAAGAATCTGAACCTGGTCCAGAAGGTGCTGGTAAAGGACCTCAAGGAGAGTCATTTCAATTCAAAATTCCTGGTGCTCTATTTACTGTTGTTGATGAAGCTGCTAAACTACTTTATGGTATTCTATCTCCTCAACGTAAAGCTAGTAGAGATCCTGGTGCTGCTAGACCTGATACTGGTGAACTTATTGGACCTGCTGGTACTCAAGGTAGAGATGatccttctggagataGTGCTGGAGGACCAGGTTCTGTTCCTACTAGTCCACCTAGTGGTCAAACTCGTACTCAAGTACAAGAAGCTGATGTTCCTCAATCTGGAGTTCGTGGAGGACCTGCTGGACCTCCTGCTGAATCTTCTCCTACTGCTTCTACTCCTGTTACTACTCAAACTGCTCAAGCTCAAGAAGGCCCTTCTGGAACTTCTCAAATCTTTCCTTGGAAAGAGACTGTCTTTGGAACTCTCGCTACTGTTGTATCCGGATTAGTTGGGTTCGCGGGATTGAAGTTTTATAAGAGCCGTAGtggagacccttgggttagacagatataGGggtctatggactctccattagggagactagggaCTCTATACTGAttagttggtctaatggagtactactatggatatactaTGAGGCCCTAGCTCCCTTTAGTCGCATACTTTGGAATCCTCTTACTTTTACATATTACTCTTCGTCTACATTTATATATCGACACCATTACACCAATTTACAGAAAGGGGACTATCAATTGGTAGAAACATTGACCCTGAGGTAATCGAGGGGATTTCTCTGGTTGAAGTAATTTTAAACTCGGACTGTTCCCATGCTACTCTCTACGTTTCGATAGCAGGTGACCCGTTTCAGCAACGACAAGTACGTTTACTGTTTTAAGGAgtttatacatttataggGACTCTCTTGGCTGACCAAGAGGACCAAACGTTTGCGTTACTTGATGGCTCAACTGCTCAATCATCGCAAAAACGTACCGACAATATCCTTCAAGAAGCACGATTTATTAGAACAATCCAGTAAGTTCTAGAAACGTATATAGATATACATCCTTTGCAGGGATTTTGACCGACTTGCAACAAATGCGTCAAGCACAACTAGAGCGCGAAGAGGAGCAACCCAAACCACCTCCTCCAAAGCGAGATGGATTACTCCTAATGGAGAGTGTTTAATTGTGATGAGACTAAATCGCAGACCACAAGGCCCTTTTATCGCATAGAAAATTTATAATTGTGAGAGACCATTGGCTCACcatataaatttatacacCATGGAATTTACGCACATGCTCGATACATCATCCACTTTAACATTGTACAAAAGTGCATGCAGGGGACTCAGAGTTTTGGATTAAAATGTCTAGGATgaatgaaaaattaaaaccACACGGTGATTTACTATTAAAAATCAAAGTCCAGATAATTGCTGGCTGTTAAAATCAAAACTGCGTTTAAAAATTCTAGGCATTTCTCACTGCAAATAAATTCTATACTTAGGACTTTTGAGTCCACTTGCTTTTAAGTTCACTGTAACTTTTATCAAAAAGGTCCTTTTTAATGCTATACCATATTCCGTCGGGTTTTTTCTCATAGTAGAGAGTTTCCAAAGTCTGCTCCTTCTTTATATCCAAATAGACCAACATACGATTCCCCTGTGAGAAGAATAAACAGAAAAGACATCTTtcattatcattttcagCTTTCCAAAAGAGTATATTCCCATCAGATACACTTTCAATGCGTCTATTCTGAATAGGTATGTACCTGGTCATGTCGATTCCAAACATTCTGTACTTGTAGAGATGCAGAGCTGTGCCatcaatatttttaaagtcCAATTTAACGTTTGTGTATTTATACTTGCAGTTGATGTTCTTGATGGAATCATCAGAGATTGTTCTGAGAGTGCTGGAAAAGGTTGAGGATGACATAGTTTCCCATTTGGACCCATTAAACTTGAAATAGGTGATACTTTCCTTATCTCCAGTTTTTGTGGTAACTGAACAAATGTTGCTTTTATCGTCCGTGTAGAAATGTGCTCCAACAAATCGCTCTCCAAGTTTAGCTTTCCAGAGTTCAGATCCGTATTGCAAACAACTGACCAGGTAGAATGATGGACGGACCATAGTATTCAACAGTCCTCCATCATTGAATGTTACAAAGTTGCATGTAACACGGGACAAGGACATGAGGTCAAGCATGATGCCTCCAGGTTTCAAGTGCAAAAAGTGCTCCAACCTGTTAAAATATACAGTGTATTCCAGGGGAGATATTCCTCCATCGACCTTTTCAAAGCATCTGGGATAGACCAAGCCGTGACCTTTGATCTCCAAAAGGTATAGGATGCCATGACCTTCCAAAGAAAAGATCCTAATGTCAATGCATCTTTCGTCTCCAGAGGCTCTCCAGACGGTTATTTCGGAATCAGCGACTCTAGTAACGTACTCGGTAGCCTTCATGCTGTGCGACCTATAGGTAACTTCATTGTATAAGTACTCGTAGGTAATGACTTTCTCCTTATTTTGTTCCCGATCAAGATGGAGAGTCGTAGGCAAGGGTCCAGTATGGTCAGTATTCTCATGATCCTGAGCCCGTATCGGTTCAAGTTTCTGTATAAACTTATTCGCATCCCTCGCTGATTTCCCACTTCTCATTATGGAGTGTTTATTGGAGAATTCATCTTCTGATATGCTTCTCCACCCTGAAGACACCTTTTCAAAACGCTTTGATTCCGTTAAGCAATTCCTGGAAACGACAATTGTTAGGATTTTTGCGTCTTCTTTGGCATAGCTGTAACAAGActtccatttttcattttctgaAACATCCCAAATGGTCGCATATCCATCTACGATGGATGTAATAGCaacatcttcctttggTTCATAGATGGAATAGATGAGACCATCTTGCACGTTCCTAGAAAACTCCACTAGGTCATTGTCAACGTTGTCAATATCGACAATGACATCTGTAGCATTGCCGTTTTTAACTCTCTCAAGTTTCTCGTTAAACCATTCCTCACTAATTGAAGTCCACATTCCATATTTgttctcaaagtacttgtaaATGGTTTTACCGCAATATTGAACATGAAGTTTGAGTAACCTTGACATGCCTCTGTAACATAAGAGGGCTCTATAACAAATGGTGTCCTTATAGGCGGTCCATATGGGCACatctccatccacaactttGTTAAAGGTCATGTCACCCTTTGGAAAGAAAGTCTTGCATGTAATCTCCTCATATCTTTCCAGAGCCACATGCACGAAATTGTAACTATCACTACGAATATCCAAGACAA contains:
- a CDS encoding hypothetical protein (encoded by transcript BEWA_004000A), which encodes MNWISLKHVYYIPSEDFMSMLALLHLSSLTLTGFGVLRHSKGINEIRVHIWSLYLAAVLFILSLVFSRRQREEKDEAYMSTSSTYSRLLKFIMPFLLLISIASLITFAAFHGVIIVLAIHLTLITFVLTGFPRLLLCILTIAGIFIGTGFQVILVGFLYGKSGSRKRIVDLSADFRYGTATQTRVVFLDILLLLLQVIGGCIFYSNHWKLGYLISRYKARPAYFISNIVGVTEIEHALMTKYGCGFEDSINYSECMSNLSPRVIKTKEEQPSHAAQAPSIDHDSECLSNLNQGLVKAKENASLVNNRKESYNWSTRSFTRGSDGTLFSQSTGFSDKGTSYDYSTSIDGYIPSCPDEEEDEEWVKICNENISTNKRLAKRTGTADAIKPSGSFAKMGNFAYIDARFQTPRRERSATMYESRLGSGISYGESLDAILSRKHNSRNSTKPFTSFLFSRDAFGSGSISRSFEPSLVSGDSLDATPMELSSIDYSDNLQLTIKGMSSIGATRIAQGDEIDTSTGFRPQTRAMRIIKQGRRNSIEIPVPPIEYKVEHSSKHASEFPCDEDAETSKRAHSTSITPEKRTNTHMDTILSKYSDYRMLSMPPEGLFHSESLSRELEEMNQDMTALRDLEMSVTNPFLKLVYLLLPKCIKDALDVCGGKYEKLKGKREIMEKSRWPEDLLVPSRNTFDMFHSPSIEAMYVHWMDSFNAYFYGITKKETFSICVYTLVASIILCLRHILTMDNDDAATFTSGYKIGLLIARYILQAIVDLLCMIPIFRTSWKVHNKSNMRRTYFVMLFLCLFQYLLNIFDLCMCIGLNNPGYAMYNTVIMSLLLTKTSALLILRLPTYIFLYLLYFSTFLIIHKTHVKHKIYRWLLMEVFSQFIIGAGTYCFCARPIDTNRRLLFSMYILPYITYLNKRFKGQVLGHAESRGYAFEQGENYEGSIGGLARGDHEVSIRHEDKGSINDGRGFFEYLGSIEESGPTKLPMASI
- a CDS encoding hypothetical protein (encoded by transcript BEWA_003990A), translated to MATIVRIGPSFTPKRSQNASHSSGLIVTGAIDDPFCISSELTPSIGSRNGQGSSCREPMSTPETRKKDLVQGVFSRHASKSTSVEAIQPLKGFLSPVDKSEEASEKGSRSTLYSDSCAPVVTLEDGRQDDESTQTVLESSASSETPATNAQFYTCKQMIEISPKRIEDNYDLPLFFLIRFGGPASSVGASVLRDGDLLKTSILSKLSYEEMYRYYACMYKRLHDNVMAKNCGKNLDKTKLHRKMSREIPTKTWQNRENLYSQIVTQSTWNPFSIFGSSPPYASLQDIFNIKSIQDYVTPDVFGRMCRVLGHTRHTLLEYLERHWKKESYTANWKEDPLLHEEVVWYLKATGKTVDKSESVYTLQKCYCVTPNPNIRYNWNDPRNAHINQERRRISTWQPMVGDEEIKRIDVEQLLEDIEYYKRSREECSDLCGGYLESPQGSQYTSQHGHTDFNARDEENTAQEWTSAGKRLCRHAPEEGLWSATQFKS
- a CDS encoding hypothetical protein (encoded by transcript BEWA_004010A), whose translation is MSKVLTLNVKCGGNPCNCSNSSDIIVSKDETIDNVTSFIAYSHSIKKGESFTLSQNLDGGESLDSGDIQDVEKVAVYYWDRDSQHKTPLLLNITQKDNPKSLYYLRYEDGEPEGNPNPKVWKQYNGVGTSLQDLLDDRNLGRNNVFPLDLNEPTKRLDTGTDVAKKAEVQLVQTSPLTDSDYKITMYKLNGKDGETKFSRAMYDKGKANGIVIPDDILTSIKLYSSSVSSIPIMVEFVKSGKAGSEWFYNTNSQGTNWQGDGGNTFYGSDRQLTESFTKRLDELTCEHHGGVTIDLSHKTSIAQQRYCCNEHGGKKGEGGKVSVKEQKVSCQRPDHSTSSLTVYKHSIKEVDLKLGGIKFYLNNDSSKQNRKHVRSRNLKLPIEGQVDVCVFYCAGNNPVLIYVYANRSTKSQGSSGWYRKSKRGYESNWSKISNMPQYITPDTINNCNSWNKLVGIFNQLKCESFQRCPPEPLPERSDAGEVRTHNQDDDIKLEESEPEVDSYKVRGDAGPIEPLGPLGKGAGKDKTEAKHVTSAKDSEDKEAKVVSEIVKKESEPGPEGAGKGPQGESFQFKIPGALFTVVDEAAKLLYGILSPQRKASRDPGAARPDTGELIGPAGTQGRDDPSGDSAGGPGSVPTSPPSGQTRTQVQEADVPQSGVRGGPAGPPAESSPTASTPVTTQTAQAQEGPSGTSQIFPWKETVFGTLATVVSGLVGFAGLKFYKSQRGLSIGRNIDPEVIEGISLVEVILNSDCSHATLYVSIAGDPFQQRQGLSWLTKRTKRLRYLMAQLLNHRKNVPTISFKKHDLLEQSSKF